One stretch of Streptomyces hygroscopicus DNA includes these proteins:
- a CDS encoding TetR family transcriptional regulator, producing MPNRGDRGGAQTRARIASVATELFLERGFDDVTINEVAAAAGVSKVTVFAHFDRKEDLLFDRFPDALDTMRTVIRERADHIDPVEAIRQAALALATQGHVLSGLGEGVEPFMRTLMASPALIARLRLFASEMEDALAAELDADARFSGDSALTAALLVAAYRTVAVETVRQRLAGGDIGEISAAHQRRLTFAFDALAGGLPSVG from the coding sequence ATGCCGAATCGAGGGGACCGCGGCGGGGCACAGACCCGGGCTCGCATCGCGTCCGTCGCAACCGAGCTCTTCCTGGAGCGCGGGTTCGATGACGTGACCATCAACGAGGTCGCCGCAGCCGCCGGAGTGTCGAAGGTGACGGTCTTCGCCCACTTCGACCGCAAAGAGGACCTCCTGTTCGACCGTTTTCCGGACGCCCTCGACACCATGCGGACCGTGATCCGCGAGCGCGCGGATCACATCGACCCCGTCGAAGCGATTCGCCAGGCCGCCCTCGCGCTGGCCACGCAAGGCCATGTGCTGTCCGGGCTGGGGGAGGGAGTCGAGCCGTTCATGCGCACCCTGATGGCGTCTCCCGCGCTGATCGCACGACTCCGCCTCTTCGCGTCCGAGATGGAGGATGCGCTTGCGGCCGAACTCGACGCCGACGCTCGCTTCTCCGGCGACAGCGCGCTGACCGCGGCCCTGCTCGTGGCCGCGTACCGCACGGTTGCGGTCGAAACGGTGCGGCAGCGGCTTGCCGGAGGGGATATCGGCGAGATCAGCGCCGCGCATCAACGCCGGCTGACGTTCGCCTTCGATGCGCTGGCCGGCGGATTGCCCAGCGTCGGGTGA
- a CDS encoding XRE family transcriptional regulator, which yields MLDTALDAGVSPETLRKIESGRVATPAFPTIAAIADVLGLSLDDVWAEINRPDGEVEPTGSGRTARERLAS from the coding sequence ATGCTCGATACCGCGCTGGACGCAGGTGTCTCACCAGAGACCCTTCGGAAGATCGAGTCCGGTCGCGTGGCCACCCCTGCCTTCCCGACCATCGCGGCGATCGCCGATGTCCTCGGCCTTTCGCTCGATGACGTGTGGGCCGAGATCAACCGGCCTGATGGCGAGGTCGAACCCACGGGGTCAGGTCGCACCGCGCGCGAGCGGTTGGCCTCCTGA
- a CDS encoding methionine aminopeptidase encodes MIEILSPTELTRAKDTGALVADILQTLKSRSTVGTNLLDIDRWAKTMIVEAGALSCYVDYEPSFGRGPFGHYICTAVNDAVLHGRPSDYSLADGDLLTLDLAVSKAGVAADAAISFIVGDAKPPESVAMINATERALAAGIAAAGPGARIGDISHAIGTVLSEAGYPINTEFGGHGIGSTMHQDPHVSNTGRPGRGYKLRPGLLLALEPWVMADTAQLVTDADGWTLRSATGCRTAHSEHTIAITDDGAEILTLPKPMRP; translated from the coding sequence ATGATCGAGATCCTGAGCCCCACCGAACTGACCCGAGCAAAGGACACAGGCGCTCTGGTCGCCGACATCCTGCAGACGCTGAAGAGCCGTAGCACGGTCGGCACGAACCTTCTGGACATCGACCGGTGGGCCAAGACCATGATCGTCGAGGCGGGGGCGCTGTCCTGTTACGTCGACTACGAGCCGTCCTTCGGACGCGGCCCGTTCGGCCACTACATCTGCACGGCCGTCAACGACGCCGTGCTCCACGGGCGGCCGTCCGACTACTCGCTTGCCGACGGCGACCTGCTGACACTCGACCTCGCCGTCTCCAAAGCCGGAGTCGCCGCGGACGCCGCCATCAGCTTCATCGTGGGCGACGCGAAGCCCCCGGAGAGCGTCGCCATGATCAACGCGACCGAGCGCGCACTGGCCGCGGGGATCGCCGCCGCCGGGCCCGGGGCTCGCATCGGCGACATCTCCCATGCCATCGGCACGGTCCTCAGCGAGGCGGGGTACCCGATCAACACCGAGTTCGGAGGTCATGGCATCGGATCAACGATGCACCAGGACCCGCACGTCTCGAACACCGGACGGCCCGGCCGCGGTTACAAGCTGCGCCCTGGGCTGCTGCTGGCACTGGAGCCGTGGGTCATGGCGGACACCGCCCAGCTCGTCACCGATGCCGATGGCTGGACCCTCCGCAGCGCGACAGGCTGCCGCACGGCGCACAGTGAGCACACGATCGCCATCACCGACGACGGAGCCGAAATCCTCACCTTGCCCAAGCCGATGCGGCCGTGA
- a CDS encoding riboflavin biosynthesis protein RibD, translated as MATPNELTAMRRAIAISAQGLGTTSPNPPVGCVILDRDGVPVGEGYHLRKGDHHAEVNALTAAGERAEGGTAVVTLEPCNHHGRTPPCRQALIDAKVSRVLMAVMDPTSRGEGGAVVLEQAGIEVERGVLEQEALLVLGPWLHSLHTGRPYITWAYSAGADEDDRDQVLAELRRTHDLVIRRDGTVEEGVPGSHGEDSFRVPLSLLGDEPGKALHALNESGARTVLIEGSSNEAAQLLADAVDRVIIDLPGTRPSFSLTGPGAESAVLDGFWLTDVKPSDSHVRLTAERATRDQ; from the coding sequence ATGGCCACGCCGAATGAACTGACGGCCATGCGGCGAGCAATCGCCATCTCTGCCCAGGGCCTCGGGACCACGAGCCCCAACCCGCCCGTCGGGTGCGTCATCCTCGACCGCGACGGCGTACCGGTCGGCGAGGGATACCACCTCCGCAAGGGCGACCACCACGCCGAGGTGAACGCGCTCACCGCAGCGGGGGAGCGGGCCGAGGGTGGCACGGCGGTCGTGACCCTGGAGCCCTGCAACCACCACGGCCGGACCCCGCCCTGCCGACAGGCGCTGATCGACGCCAAGGTCTCCCGCGTCCTGATGGCCGTCATGGACCCCACCTCACGCGGAGAGGGGGGCGCGGTGGTGCTGGAACAGGCCGGCATTGAGGTAGAGCGTGGCGTCCTGGAGCAGGAAGCGCTGCTCGTCCTCGGCCCGTGGCTGCACTCACTGCATACCGGAAGGCCGTACATCACCTGGGCGTACTCAGCTGGTGCCGACGAGGACGACCGCGACCAGGTCCTGGCCGAACTCCGCCGCACACACGATCTTGTGATTCGGCGAGACGGCACGGTTGAGGAAGGCGTGCCCGGCAGCCACGGTGAAGATTCCTTCCGCGTCCCGCTTTCCCTGCTTGGCGATGAGCCCGGGAAAGCGCTGCATGCTTTGAACGAGTCGGGGGCGCGTACGGTGCTAATCGAAGGCAGCTCCAATGAAGCGGCGCAATTGCTTGCTGACGCTGTGGACCGCGTGATCATTGACCTGCCCGGCACTCGGCCATCGTTCAGTCTGACGGGTCCAGGAGCGGAATCGGCCGTCCTGGACGGGTTTTGGCTGACTGACGTCAAGCCTTCTGACTCTCATGTGCGCCTAACTGCAGAGCGGGCCACCCGAGATCAGTAG
- a CDS encoding helix-turn-helix domain protein yields the protein MWHTLRADNLFGPRHALTGVHQQLDMLQGLLEDSRGEHRQELLKLSAQYAESAAWLHEDSMDVSSAETWTSRAMEWAVEAGDEAMLSWTLFRRSQLAAGKKNAGQAIGLAQAVQRHERALTHPMKAAAIQQEAQGLALDGDEVACHRKLDEAHEFAAIAESSGDARSGHGDFCTPSYIEIQRANCWLNLSRPDRAVSTFQTALTELPDVYQRDRGFAQARLAMAYVGIQEYEQAATEAAAVLDTARGSGSGRTLQEAVTAVNALAAASNVPAVRDLLDAVKENAGY from the coding sequence ATGTGGCACACCCTCAGGGCCGACAACCTCTTCGGCCCGCGTCACGCCCTCACAGGAGTGCATCAGCAGCTCGACATGCTGCAAGGTCTCCTGGAGGACAGCCGGGGCGAGCACCGGCAGGAACTGCTGAAGCTCTCGGCCCAGTACGCCGAGTCCGCCGCATGGCTCCACGAAGACTCCATGGACGTGTCCAGTGCGGAGACATGGACGAGCCGGGCCATGGAATGGGCCGTGGAGGCCGGAGACGAAGCCATGCTCTCGTGGACCCTGTTCCGCCGCAGCCAGCTTGCGGCAGGGAAGAAGAACGCAGGCCAGGCAATCGGACTCGCCCAGGCCGTGCAGCGCCACGAACGAGCACTCACCCACCCGATGAAGGCCGCCGCCATCCAGCAGGAAGCGCAAGGGCTTGCCCTCGATGGGGACGAGGTCGCCTGTCACCGGAAGCTCGACGAAGCCCACGAGTTCGCCGCCATCGCTGAATCCTCCGGTGACGCCCGATCCGGCCACGGGGACTTCTGCACTCCCAGCTACATCGAAATCCAGCGCGCGAATTGCTGGCTCAACCTATCCCGGCCAGACCGGGCAGTCTCGACCTTCCAGACGGCACTGACCGAACTCCCGGACGTCTACCAGCGCGACCGAGGATTCGCCCAGGCGCGGCTCGCGATGGCGTACGTGGGAATCCAGGAGTACGAGCAGGCCGCCACCGAGGCCGCAGCCGTTCTCGACACGGCCCGCGGCTCCGGTTCCGGCCGCACTCTCCAAGAGGCCGTCACGGCGGTCAACGCTCTCGCGGCGGCGAGTAATGTTCCCGCTGTGCGGGACCTACTCGACGCAGTCAAGGAGAATGCGGGGTACTGA
- a CDS encoding ATP-binding region ATPase domain protein has translation MVVRRWTRHPRCVALARADLRKALAGWGLIAVEDVALLVLSELITNAVRHARVPGRQIETRYLHQGDKLRLEVHDAADQLPKLRTPTPESVRGRGLVLVETLADQWGVTPRAAVGKAVWAVLALPVDERASLAGGERREGQP, from the coding sequence GTGGTGGTGAGGCGTTGGACCCGCCACCCCCGTTGTGTCGCCCTGGCCCGAGCCGACTTGCGCAAGGCTCTGGCTGGTTGGGGGCTGATCGCGGTCGAAGACGTCGCGCTGTTGGTGCTGTCCGAATTGATAACGAACGCCGTGCGTCATGCACGAGTGCCGGGACGCCAGATCGAGACACGCTATCTGCACCAGGGCGACAAGCTGCGGCTCGAGGTTCACGACGCGGCCGATCAGCTACCCAAGCTGAGGACTCCCACCCCCGAATCCGTACGCGGCCGAGGGCTGGTCCTGGTCGAAACGCTCGCCGATCAGTGGGGCGTGACCCCGCGGGCAGCCGTGGGCAAAGCGGTCTGGGCAGTCCTCGCACTTCCTGTCGACGAACGGGCCTCACTGGCCGGTGGAGAGCGTAGAGAGGGGCAGCCGTGA
- a CDS encoding histidine kinase, which produces MSSRPSRGAARLAAILDALPDALLLVNCNGTIVNANHIALESFEAPGTALVGRGLLDLLPSFDPNRIPGSMRRLESAQRDGIKPTRMMARRTDGAQIPVEVTSANLEDGRTPYADQYSYTGDELLMLIVRDLTGTLDTEAELARQQRQTEMILRAAAEGVVGVDTEGKVVLVNPSAAQILGYRASDMGGQELHSLVHHSRPDGSPFPYEESPLADSLRSGRKHRVRGQVLWAKDGSEVPVDLTTAPVRDGEQLVGAVMTFTDRRAEKAMAAKHAEEVESLTTQHTEEVESLTTEHTEKVESLTTQHAEELENLTAQHTKTVEELRTQLAEERARYTAQLESVTARNSQLLAVLDQSLRGPLLQLRGELGVLADDPAGQLWPEANQILHHLAAGYTRMTTLVDNVLSYQRLDAHSEELARRTVSMDEVVSASVEGAVELIGPGRAQFAVHAPPIDAEVDPERLAQALAHLIADVAGVDSTGNTAAGSSASDSTIVVAAAQRGDVVRIEVRGPYAGGDPVHEPIVRGIVRRHGGVLQTHEMPGMGGHAYVLEVPISAAAAAEQERADGDTAGQGDGTQGQGTSGAGTDAGTGTGTAGGNATGQTPTGRRARHGAAPSGTSGDTSGGGTQGNGTLGSGTEGGTPPPNLRKADPHTAAPHTADPRTADPRTAAQQGAPGAPPALPAVVGEDTAAQQQGAAEAGDTPRPTGRRRARPHPDEAAAAATAAHPAQNAEEAATGSHRHARGDAPEAAGPQPTGAAAMGVVPPQGIPAQQQPQGRRARRGAPAQEQGGPQAAGAPAQGASGRPALALPAGASDTPQRPAQPVASGMPALPAARAPEEEQPNWGQDTGAGRPEEVPPTGRRRARRTLAEASELSGPDQAQSQGQGQGQPQAQPQQAQSQPQPAGEPGLVRSPFALPPAAADRAQPGALPPELGPAGLVPAQHGAREARGGAPQPQPGGGLAVRGEPVPPNGAARPGGWPSDPGQAPGQDPRRPHPQPQAQGSGAAQPAGSGRPALPAARTPEEQQPNWGQDTGAGQPQDVPPTGRRRARRPLAEEQPEATQGGPANPGNPGGTPQGGPGGPGGPGGPQPVEASGRPPAQQPTQWPDAPTQPRPQPLPAEAPQSADAAQGRAISVRTLGQGVPFAQQVGEHPQGQPQQGQPQTPSGGTSLGSGRRRKLAARPEMADQGTSAELQPAGSRSQPHPGAQTGAQPRPQPGPGAQPQRAASASQSSGRAFAIGAPDEGAEGPEPLDGPNGAVEIVDDRTPPPDDELPPEPLDNPRRLLVWPAPDMSTQQALSDRGYRPVIVNSREEVDAQIAAYPAALFVDPLTGPITRTALQSLRTAAVAAEVPVLVTAGLGQATREAAYGADPAVLFKALAPRDSEQHPSRVLLIEEHEPIAAALTATLERRGMQVARAAADADAVSLAGQMRPNLVVMDLMQVRRRRAGIVDWLRGNGLLNRTPLVVYTSADIDPAHLSRLASGETVLFLAERSTSAEVQSRIVDLLAKIGTN; this is translated from the coding sequence GTGAGCAGCAGGCCATCCCGAGGCGCTGCTCGCCTCGCAGCGATACTCGACGCCCTCCCGGACGCGCTGTTGCTCGTCAACTGCAACGGCACGATCGTCAACGCCAACCACATCGCGCTGGAGTCCTTCGAGGCTCCGGGCACCGCCCTGGTCGGCCGTGGTCTGCTCGATCTGCTCCCCTCCTTCGATCCCAATCGCATTCCCGGGTCGATGCGGCGCCTCGAGTCGGCGCAGCGGGACGGCATCAAGCCGACCCGGATGATGGCCCGGCGCACCGACGGGGCGCAGATTCCCGTCGAGGTGACCAGCGCGAATCTGGAGGACGGGCGGACTCCTTACGCCGATCAGTACAGCTACACCGGCGATGAGCTGCTGATGCTCATCGTGCGCGACCTGACCGGGACGCTCGACACCGAGGCCGAACTCGCCCGTCAGCAGCGCCAGACCGAGATGATCCTGCGCGCGGCGGCGGAGGGCGTGGTCGGCGTGGACACCGAGGGCAAGGTGGTCCTCGTCAACCCGTCCGCCGCGCAGATCCTCGGCTACCGGGCCAGCGACATGGGCGGTCAGGAGCTTCACTCTCTTGTACACCACTCGCGCCCGGACGGTTCCCCGTTCCCGTACGAGGAATCGCCCCTCGCCGACTCGCTGCGCTCCGGCCGCAAGCACCGGGTGCGCGGCCAGGTGCTGTGGGCGAAGGATGGGAGCGAGGTCCCGGTCGATCTGACCACCGCGCCCGTCCGCGACGGCGAGCAACTCGTGGGCGCGGTGATGACCTTCACCGACCGGCGTGCCGAGAAGGCCATGGCGGCCAAGCACGCCGAGGAGGTGGAGAGCCTCACGACCCAGCACACGGAGGAGGTCGAGAGCCTCACCACCGAGCACACGGAGAAGGTGGAGAGCCTCACCACCCAGCACGCCGAGGAGCTGGAGAACCTCACCGCCCAGCACACGAAGACCGTGGAGGAGCTGCGGACACAGCTCGCCGAGGAGCGCGCGCGGTACACGGCACAACTGGAGTCCGTCACCGCCCGGAACAGCCAGCTTCTCGCCGTGCTGGACCAGTCGCTGCGCGGACCGCTGCTGCAGCTGCGCGGTGAGCTCGGTGTGCTCGCCGACGACCCGGCCGGGCAGCTGTGGCCCGAGGCCAACCAGATCCTGCACCACCTCGCCGCCGGCTACACCCGGATGACCACGCTCGTCGACAACGTCCTGAGCTATCAGCGGCTCGACGCGCACAGCGAGGAGCTGGCCCGCCGTACGGTCTCGATGGACGAGGTCGTATCGGCCAGTGTGGAGGGCGCGGTCGAGCTGATCGGCCCGGGGCGCGCGCAGTTCGCCGTGCACGCGCCGCCGATCGACGCCGAGGTGGACCCGGAGCGGCTCGCCCAGGCGCTCGCCCATCTGATCGCTGACGTGGCCGGGGTCGACTCCACCGGCAACACCGCCGCGGGCAGCTCGGCGAGCGACTCGACGATCGTGGTCGCGGCGGCGCAGCGCGGCGATGTCGTACGGATCGAGGTCCGCGGACCGTACGCGGGCGGCGACCCGGTGCACGAGCCGATCGTGCGCGGGATCGTGCGCCGGCACGGGGGCGTGCTCCAGACCCATGAGATGCCGGGCATGGGCGGGCACGCCTACGTCCTGGAGGTGCCGATCTCGGCGGCGGCCGCGGCCGAGCAGGAGCGCGCGGACGGCGACACCGCCGGGCAGGGCGACGGTACGCAGGGACAGGGCACCTCCGGCGCGGGCACCGACGCGGGCACGGGTACGGGCACCGCGGGCGGGAACGCCACCGGCCAGACCCCGACCGGACGCCGCGCCCGGCACGGCGCGGCGCCCAGCGGCACGTCAGGCGACACCAGCGGCGGCGGTACGCAGGGCAACGGCACGCTGGGCAGCGGCACAGAGGGCGGTACGCCTCCGCCCAACCTCCGTAAGGCCGACCCGCATACGGCCGCCCCGCATACAGCCGATCCCCGTACGGCCGACCCGCGCACCGCCGCTCAGCAGGGCGCCCCGGGCGCGCCCCCCGCACTTCCCGCGGTCGTCGGCGAGGACACCGCGGCCCAGCAGCAGGGCGCGGCCGAGGCCGGGGACACCCCACGGCCCACCGGGCGGCGCAGGGCGCGCCCCCACCCCGACGAGGCGGCGGCCGCGGCCACGGCCGCGCACCCCGCCCAGAACGCCGAGGAAGCCGCGACCGGCAGTCATCGCCATGCTCGCGGCGACGCACCGGAAGCGGCCGGTCCGCAGCCGACGGGGGCCGCCGCCATGGGCGTTGTGCCGCCTCAGGGCATTCCGGCCCAGCAGCAGCCCCAGGGCCGCCGCGCCCGGCGCGGCGCCCCGGCGCAGGAACAGGGCGGCCCTCAGGCTGCCGGTGCCCCCGCTCAGGGCGCGAGCGGTCGGCCCGCCCTCGCCCTGCCCGCGGGCGCCTCCGACACGCCCCAGCGGCCCGCCCAGCCGGTCGCATCGGGCATGCCCGCGCTGCCCGCCGCCCGTGCCCCCGAGGAGGAGCAGCCCAACTGGGGCCAGGACACCGGCGCAGGCCGGCCGGAAGAAGTCCCGCCCACCGGACGTCGCCGCGCCCGGCGCACGCTGGCCGAGGCGTCGGAGCTGTCGGGGCCCGACCAGGCGCAGTCCCAGGGCCAGGGGCAGGGCCAGCCTCAAGCTCAGCCGCAGCAAGCCCAGTCGCAGCCGCAGCCCGCGGGGGAGCCCGGTCTCGTCCGCTCTCCCTTCGCGCTGCCCCCGGCCGCCGCCGACCGGGCGCAGCCCGGCGCGCTGCCGCCGGAGCTCGGCCCGGCCGGGCTCGTCCCCGCGCAGCACGGCGCCCGCGAGGCGCGGGGCGGCGCGCCTCAGCCGCAGCCGGGCGGGGGCCTGGCCGTACGAGGCGAGCCGGTACCCCCCAACGGCGCCGCACGGCCCGGGGGCTGGCCGTCCGACCCCGGTCAGGCACCGGGCCAGGACCCGCGTCGGCCCCACCCGCAACCGCAGGCCCAGGGCTCCGGTGCCGCTCAGCCCGCCGGATCGGGCAGGCCCGCGCTGCCCGCCGCCCGTACGCCCGAGGAGCAGCAGCCCAACTGGGGCCAGGACACCGGCGCAGGCCAGCCGCAGGACGTCCCGCCCACCGGACGTCGCCGCGCCCGGCGGCCACTGGCCGAGGAGCAGCCGGAGGCGACCCAGGGTGGTCCGGCTAATCCGGGTAATCCGGGTGGTACGCCCCAGGGTGGTCCAGGCGGTCCAGGTGGCCCGGGTGGTCCGCAGCCCGTGGAGGCGAGCGGGCGCCCGCCGGCCCAGCAGCCGACGCAGTGGCCGGACGCGCCCACGCAGCCCCGTCCGCAGCCGCTGCCCGCCGAGGCCCCGCAGAGCGCCGACGCCGCCCAGGGGCGCGCGATCAGTGTGCGCACCCTGGGCCAAGGGGTGCCGTTCGCCCAGCAGGTGGGGGAGCACCCCCAGGGCCAGCCGCAGCAGGGCCAGCCCCAGACGCCCTCCGGAGGCACCAGCTTGGGCTCCGGCAGGCGCCGCAAACTGGCCGCCCGGCCCGAGATGGCGGACCAGGGCACCTCGGCCGAACTACAGCCGGCCGGCAGCCGTTCGCAACCGCACCCCGGGGCACAGACCGGCGCGCAGCCCCGCCCCCAGCCCGGGCCGGGGGCGCAGCCGCAGCGTGCGGCGAGTGCGTCGCAGAGCTCGGGCCGTGCGTTCGCCATCGGCGCGCCGGACGAGGGCGCCGAGGGGCCGGAGCCGCTGGACGGGCCCAACGGCGCCGTCGAGATCGTCGACGACCGCACCCCGCCGCCCGACGACGAACTGCCGCCGGAGCCGCTGGACAACCCGCGCCGCCTCCTCGTGTGGCCCGCGCCGGACATGTCCACCCAGCAGGCGCTGAGCGACCGCGGCTACCGTCCGGTGATCGTGAACTCCCGTGAGGAGGTCGACGCGCAGATCGCCGCGTACCCGGCGGCGCTGTTCGTCGATCCGCTGACCGGGCCGATCACCCGGACCGCGCTGCAGTCGCTGCGTACGGCCGCGGTCGCCGCCGAGGTGCCGGTGCTGGTGACCGCGGGGCTCGGCCAGGCGACACGGGAGGCGGCGTACGGCGCCGACCCGGCCGTCCTGTTCAAGGCGCTCGCCCCGCGCGACAGCGAGCAGCATCCGTCGCGCGTTCTGCTGATCGAGGAGCACGAGCCGATCGCGGCGGCCCTTACGGCGACGCTCGAGCGGCGCGGGATGCAGGTCGCCCGCGCGGCGGCGGACGCGGACGCGGTCTCGCTCGCGGGGCAGATGCGGCCGAATCTGGTGGTGATGGACCTGATGCAGGTACGCCGCCGCCGGGCCGGGATCGTCGACTGGCTGCGCGGCAACGGACTGCTCAACCGCACCCCGCTGGTCGTCTACACCTCCGCGGACATCGATCCGGCGCATCTGTCGCGGCTGGCCTCGGGCGAGACGGTGCTGTTCCTCGCGGAGCGCTCGACGAGCGCTGAGGTGCAGTCGCGGATCGTGGACTTGCTGGCGAAGATCGGCACCAACTGA
- a CDS encoding long-chain fatty acid--CoA ligase has protein sequence MLSTMQDVPLTVTRILVHGALVHGRTAHVTTWTGEDEPRRRSFHDVGMRSIQLANALRDELGVEPGQAVATLMWNNGEHLEAYLAVPSMGAVLHTLNLRLPTEQLGWIVNHAADRVIIVNGSVLPLLAPLLPGLTTVKHIVVAGPGDRSVLDGCAARVHDYEELIEGRPRHYAWPEIDERQAAALCYTSGTTGDPKGVAYSHRSIYLHSMQVNAAESFGMSGGDTLLPVVPMFHANAWGTAHAAFMAGASILMPDRFLQPEPLAEMIERERPTIAAAVPTVWQGLLAELDARPREVSCLRDVFIGGSACPPSLMKAYEERHGIHVVHAWGMTETSPLGSVAHPPGGLSAEDGWPYRLSQGRFPTSVECRLISADGEVVPWDGKTPGELEVRGPWIAGAYYGGADGEPFRPEDKFTEDGWLKTGDVGTISPECYLTLTDRAKDVIKSGGEWISSVELENQLMGHPEVAEAAVVAVPDEKWGERPLATVVLTDGATVDYEGLRAFLAERVARWQLPEHWALIPVVPKTSVGKFNKKVIRKQYADGELDVTTLG, from the coding sequence GTGCTCAGCACGATGCAGGACGTACCGCTGACCGTGACCCGCATCCTCGTGCACGGGGCACTCGTGCATGGCCGTACGGCCCATGTGACCACCTGGACCGGTGAGGACGAGCCCCGGCGCCGCAGCTTCCACGACGTGGGCATGCGGTCGATCCAGTTGGCGAACGCGCTGCGCGATGAGCTCGGGGTCGAGCCGGGGCAGGCCGTGGCCACCTTGATGTGGAACAACGGCGAGCATCTGGAGGCGTATCTCGCGGTCCCCTCCATGGGCGCCGTGCTGCACACCCTCAACCTCCGGCTGCCCACCGAGCAGCTCGGCTGGATCGTGAACCACGCCGCCGATCGCGTGATCATCGTCAACGGCTCGGTGCTGCCGCTGCTCGCCCCGCTCCTCCCCGGTCTCACCACCGTGAAGCACATCGTGGTCGCGGGGCCCGGCGACCGTTCCGTCCTGGACGGCTGCGCCGCCCGGGTCCATGACTACGAGGAGCTGATCGAGGGCCGGCCGCGGCACTACGCCTGGCCGGAGATCGACGAGCGCCAGGCCGCCGCGCTCTGCTACACCTCGGGGACGACCGGGGACCCCAAGGGCGTGGCCTACAGCCACCGCTCCATCTACCTGCACTCGATGCAGGTCAACGCCGCCGAGTCGTTCGGGATGTCCGGGGGCGACACCCTGCTGCCGGTGGTGCCCATGTTCCACGCAAACGCATGGGGCACCGCGCATGCCGCCTTCATGGCGGGCGCCTCGATACTCATGCCCGACCGCTTCCTCCAGCCCGAGCCGCTCGCCGAGATGATCGAGCGCGAACGTCCCACCATCGCGGCCGCCGTCCCCACCGTCTGGCAGGGGCTGCTCGCCGAACTCGACGCCAGGCCGCGGGAGGTGAGCTGTCTGCGGGACGTCTTCATCGGCGGCTCGGCCTGCCCGCCCTCCCTGATGAAGGCGTACGAGGAGCGCCACGGCATCCACGTCGTCCATGCATGGGGCATGACGGAGACCTCGCCGCTCGGCTCCGTGGCCCATCCGCCGGGCGGGCTCTCGGCGGAGGACGGCTGGCCGTACCGGCTGTCGCAGGGCCGCTTCCCGACGTCCGTCGAGTGCCGGTTGATCTCGGCGGACGGCGAAGTCGTGCCATGGGACGGGAAGACGCCGGGTGAGCTGGAGGTACGCGGGCCGTGGATCGCGGGCGCGTACTACGGAGGGGCGGACGGCGAGCCGTTCCGCCCCGAGGACAAGTTCACCGAGGACGGCTGGCTGAAGACCGGCGATGTCGGCACCATCAGCCCCGAGTGCTACCTGACGCTGACCGACCGGGCCAAGGACGTCATCAAGTCGGGCGGCGAGTGGATCTCCTCGGTCGAGCTGGAGAACCAGCTGATGGGCCATCCGGAGGTCGCGGAGGCGGCGGTGGTGGCGGTGCCGGACGAGAAGTGGGGCGAGCGGCCGCTGGCCACGGTGGTGCTGACGGACGGCGCCACGGTCGACTACGAGGGCCTGCGGGCCTTCCTCGCCGAACGGGTCGCGCGCTGGCAGCTGCCGGAGCACTGGGCGCTGATCCCGGTGGTGCCGAAGACGAGTGTGGGGAAGTTCAACAAGAAGGTGATCCGCAAGCAGTACGCGGACGGGGAGCTGGATGTGACCACACTGGGCTGA
- a CDS encoding RNA polymerase sigma24 factor yields MTTTVCTGVSAAAFPSFTSYVRARGPVLLRTARSLTSNVCDAEDLLQTALTKTYLAWERIEDHNALDGYVRRALVNTRTSQWRKRKIDEFACEELPEPETVPAPDPAERQVVRDALWRAVLRLPDRQRAMVVLRYYEDLSEAQTAEVLGVSVGTVKSAVSRALGKLREDPELGYAA; encoded by the coding sequence ATGACCACGACCGTGTGCACAGGCGTATCCGCCGCCGCGTTCCCGTCGTTCACTTCGTATGTACGGGCGCGGGGGCCGGTGCTGTTGCGCACCGCCCGCTCGCTGACCTCCAACGTGTGCGACGCCGAGGATCTGCTGCAAACCGCGCTGACCAAGACGTACCTGGCGTGGGAGCGTATCGAGGACCACAACGCGCTGGACGGCTATGTGCGGCGTGCGCTGGTTAACACGCGGACCTCGCAGTGGCGCAAGCGCAAGATCGACGAATTCGCCTGCGAGGAGCTGCCCGAGCCCGAGACGGTGCCCGCCCCGGACCCCGCCGAACGGCAGGTCGTCCGCGACGCGCTGTGGCGGGCCGTACTGCGGCTGCCGGACCGTCAACGGGCGATGGTCGTCCTCAGGTACTACGAGGACCTGAGCGAGGCGCAGACGGCGGAGGTACTCGGAGTGTCCGTCGGCACCGTCAAGAGCGCGGTCTCGCGCGCCCTCGGCAAGCTCCGCGAGGACCCGGAACTCGGCTACGCGGCGTGA